GTAAAGGCCAAAGATGATTTTGGAAGTGAATCAGATTTTAGTAATACTGTATATACCAAGGGAGTTCAGGTAGATTCATCAATGAATAAAGACGAGCCAATTACGCTCGAGATACCCGAACTACCCTCTGGATATTCACTTTCTGCATTTCCAAATCCCTTCAATCCTACAACAAATTTTAAAATTGGCTTACCAGAAGCAGGTAATGTAAAATTATCAGTTTATAATTCTATTGGACAGAATGTTTTTAAATTCGATGAATATCGCGAGGCGGGATATCAAAATATTGTTTTTGAAGCAAAGAATTTAAATGCCGGCGTATATTTTTATCGGTTAAATGTAAAAAATTATAGCAAGAGTGGAAAAATTTTATATGTAAAATAAAAACTGCCTGCTAAATTAGAATATTCAAAAAAATATTCTGAGCAGACCGGCTCACCAGCAGGCAGTTCAAAGACCACTAGTCAGTTTATGGTTAATGGCCTTTACTATTTTAGGTCTCCTGAAAAAATCATTTTACAGCATTATGGGCTCGTAATACAGCCAAACTCGTTTTTTGACATGCATAAACAGCCGAATTAACCGCTTTCTAAAGCATGTCCTGATAGGCATAAAAAAATAATGTCGGAAAAAATGAGTTGTATTCATAATATATCACATTTAATTTATAGTAACCTATAAAAATTATAATTCAATTCAATTAATTAAGTTTATGGAAATTATGAAATTAAACTGTTTTTTCCTGTTTTTTATATTTCTTCTTTCTTGTAACCAGCCAACCGATAATAATAATGAAAGAGATTCACCCTCTTTTATGAAGGATGTGTGCCCAATTTGGTCCCCAATTACAAATAAAATCGCTTATATTCATGGCGGAAAGATTACAACTCCTGGTGTTTATTTAATCAACCCGGATGGGTCGAATAATCATTTATTATTTAGTTCAGTTGTGGTTGATAATATAATATGGGGTAATAGTGAATATGAATTTATTTTCGATGCTTACAAGCAAATCTGGTGGTACAATTATGAAACGGGCAGTTCTTTTCAAATTACCAATACTCCAGGAGGAAATTTTTTCCCGTCACTTTGTCCAAATGGTAAATTCAGTTCTATATTCAAAATCAATTGGTTCGGATAATTATAAAGCGTGGTATTTGGAAAATAAATACAGATGGAACAAAAGATCACCTTTTAATTGAATATGGTACGCAACCTTGTTATATGGCCGATGGAAAAATGTTTGTTTATTGTGATTATGCTGATAGAGCGCAAGTATATAAATATTTTATTAACGATAGTAGTTTAGAAAATTTGACAAATATGAAGTGGAATTGTTTACTCCCCAAAGTTTCTCCCGATGGTAAGCTAATTGTTTTTATGCACTATGCAAACTATTTGGATTACTATAATATTTATATAATGAATTCCGATGGTTCAAATCTGCGTTTACTAACAACAAAAGGTTACTATCCATCTTTTTCACCTGATAGTAAGTGGGTGGTTTACACGAATACAGACAGCAGGGATGGGCGTATATGGAAAACAAGTGTGACAGGAGGTGAGAAAATAGCCGTTACTCCGCCGGCTCCGGATAGTTATTTTGATGAACATGATAATTCACCGAAATGAAAAAAGAGGATGGGTAATCACCATGAAGGCTACCACAATATACACATTACTCTTTCTGCTGCTTTTAACTGTAGCATGCCATGTAACCGAACCGAACAAGAAGGCTCACCGTAGACCTGATAATGAGACGATTGCATGTGTTTCAGACTTGGTGATATGGCTTCGTCTGTTGCAATCACATATAATTGTCAAGAATTGATTAATCTCAAAACACGAGGTACGTTTTATGTGGACTGGTCGCCAGATAAAACGATGCTTGTCTATTGCAAACATTATAATATTGAAAACGGGATACGGGTTGAAATCTGGACAATGAATTCCGACGGATCAGAACAAAAGAGGATAAGTGGAACCGATACGTTGTGCTATTTTCCTGAATTTTCCCCCTCGGGAGATAAAATCATGTATACAGCTACAAACCGTTTTAGCACACGAATCGTGGTGTGCGATGTGAATGGTAATTTCAAAAAAACGGCGCTCACCTCGTTTCAGGCCACAAACATCGATACAAGCTGCGTGTACGGTATGGACTGGAAGAATGAAAGTGAGATCATATACAACTACTGGGGTAGAGGAATGACCGGGTATATGAAGGCAGCCTCTTATAAAATAAACAGTAAAGAACATTTTTCATTGGCGTTTCTGATGTCAATATCTATACACCGGACTCCAATCGGGGGGCAGCCTCGGACTCGACCGGTCGGTTTACACTCACGCTTCCCGGCGGGGCTCACAGGCTCTGTTTTGCGCATGTCGGCTATGAAACAAGGTGTCTGCAGGTGGTCGCGCATCCGGATTCCCCGGCTGTGATACCGGATGTGGCATTGACAGCACGGGTGCTTGAGGGCAAACAAGTCAGTGTGCAGGCGTACGGAGACGTTGCCAAGCTCGACCAGTATGAGGTATCAGGCGCCCGGGCGGGACGACCACCAATCCCCTGCCGGAATCCGCTTTTAACGTTAAAGACGCTGCCGGGGGTGTGGTCGGTCAATGATCAGAGCGGCAAGTTTCAGGTGCGGGGCGGCAGTTACGATGACAATCTCATTGTGATCAACGGTGTCGAGATCGAGCAGCCGCATCTGGTGCGCAAGGGCGTGATGGAAAATCCCTCGCTGATCAATCCCTATCTGGTGGACGCCATCAAACTGAGAACCGGGGCGTATCCCGTGACCTATGGCGACCGTCTTGCCTCGGTTCTGGATGTCACTTACCGGAAAAACGACAGTCAACAATGGAGCGGCCAGGTCAATGTGTCCATGGTCGAAGCCGGCGTCGCTCTGTTTTCACCCGAATCCGAAACCTTTAATTTCAGCACCTCTGTCAGGCGCATTGACTATGGCCATATCTACAAATCACAGCACCGGCAGGGAGAGTACAACCCGGATTTTTACGACTGGCAGAGCCTGTTCAGCTGGAACCTGTCAGACCGGCACAAATTCAGCGGATACGCCGCACTGGCGCGCAGCCGTTACCGGTCAGAGCCTTCGAGTGTGAAAGCGGTGCCCGGTTTCCCCGAGGCTCCGCAATACAGCATCCATGAATCAGGACAAGAACGCTTTGATCACAATACGGGTGTTTTGGGGATTCAGTGGAACGCGGACTGGACCAAGAGCTGGTCCACGCTGGTGAAATCCTCCATCGTTGTGCAAAACGAACGCGAAGACACCCAATTGTATACGCAAATTATACCCCTTGATGACGAAGAACTGCCGGATTCCGCTCTGACACTGGACGGGCGCCGGGAATCCTATGACAACGCGTTTACCCACCGGCAGGTTCACGTTCATATGCGAACCCGATTCCAAACTCCGCTTCAGCAATTGATATTCGGGGTCGAAGGCCAGTGGCTGAATCAGGACCTTGATGCGGATGAAGCGGTGTCCGGCAATTATCAGCTGCCGGGTGATGCGGTCGGTCCGGTTCAGCAGGATATTCTCTGGAACACCTCAGGCACCGCCTGTTTTCTGCAGTATCAGCGCGATCTGTCCGCTCTTTTCAAAATAAATGCGGGCGCGCGACTGTTTCGTTATGCGTTTAACAAAGAGACGGTGTTCATGCCGCGCCTCGGATGCCGATACCGGGTGACGGATCACACAGAGACGGCGTTTCATATCGGACGCTATGCACAGCCGCCGTTGTACAGGGAAATCCAACACGTACCGCTTCAAGACCGGCCTGCGTTGAAAGCCCAGAAAGCCTGGCAATCCACACTGAGCCTGCGGCAGACACTTCCCAACCGGCATTATGTGCAGATGGAAGTTTACTATAAAACAATGAGCGACCTGATTTCCTATGACACCTATGATGTGCGCACCCTGTATTCCGGTCAAAACGACGCCAAAGGCTATGCCTACGGTCTGGACGCCATGCTGTTCGGAGAGTTTGTCCCGGACTGTATCAACTGGATCAGTTACGGATATCTGATCGCCAAAGAAGATCTGATCTACGATTCCGAGGGCTGGGTGAACCGGCCGTCCGCACAAACGCATACCCTGAGCTTTAATCTGCAGGACAAGATGGAGCGCTTTCCGGGATCACGCATGCATTTGCGCATTCTCCTGGGAAGCGGATCATACTATACGATTTATTATTCAAAAGACGACGAAATACTGACATCTGCCCGAAACGCGGGACGGCTGCCTCTGTATCAACGGTTTGATCTGGGACTGACGCAGCGGTTTACGTGGAAGGGATTTAAATTTACCTTCAAAGAAGAAGTGCTGAACATGTTTGATCACACCAATGTGCTGAGCGCAAGCTGGTTTGAAAACACGCTTGTCAAAACCTATCTGAGCGGCATCAACTACAATGTGGGAGTCCGGGTGGAATTTTAAGAGCTGTCTCTATATGTTTGCTTTTTATGTTGGATAGCGTTGGCGTGAAGCGATTCAACGACATCACTGTTAAAAGGGAATTAACTAAAATTCAGGTCAATAAAGAAAGTAATTTGGTTTTCTCTTGTTTTGCTCTGCGACCTCTGCTCCTCGTGCGTGGGGACAAGCTTGAACTCGACCGCGAAACAAAACCAATACGATTGTGTGCATCCGGAATCTTTTTTTTCATGATCTTGCGCGTGACGCAAACGGCGATCCCTTGATCCGGAACCGCCACGGCCAGTCTGCGCACTCGCCCGCATAGGCCACTCCCACCCGCGGGCCGGATTCGATGGGACGATCGTTTTGCTCCGGTTGAATCCAGAGTTCATTGTTGTCGATAGAGGCGCCGTTAAAAGACAGATCAATGCCGAAAGCCCGGGTCAGGTTTCCCGGTCCGCGCGCCAGATCGCGGTCAGATATGTGATCGCCGCGATGACGGCGCATGATATCCAGACCTTCAAGCGGTTCAAGCGCGCGCAACAGCACCGCGCCGGCTGTTGTTTCCGGACCGGTGACCACATTCAGACAGACATGCAGCCCATAGACTTTGTACACATAAATGATCCCGGGCGGACCGAACATAAGACGGGCGTTGCCTGGATTTTTCCGCGAGGCGTGCGAGGCGCGGTCGTCAGGGCCACTATAGGCCTCGGTTTCAACAATGCGACCGGCAACCAACCCGTCAGAAAAGCGGCGCACCAGCCGCATCCCCAACAGGGAACGGGCGACCTCCGGGGCGGATTGTTGAAAAAAAGATGAGGATAAACGGGTACTCATTCAATGCACCAATGCCAGTTTCAAACGGTGGCGATACGTTTCCGTATCGAGTACAATCAAATAAATGCCGCTCGGACAAACAGCGCCCTGGTCATTGCGTCCGTCCCAGGCCGCATAATGGGAACCGGCCGAATAGACCCTGTTCAGCGTTGAGATACGGCGTCCGAGCATATCGTAAATGCTTATGTTGACCGGTCCCGGTTTGGACAGATAAAAATGAATCCGGGTACCCGGATTGGCTGGATTGGGCGCGCAGCTCACGTTGAACTTTGATAGGGGAGCTCGGGTCTGCACAGCGGTTTCCGTCGACCGCTCATAAGCGCCCAGATCCGGAG
This genomic window from candidate division KSB1 bacterium contains:
- a CDS encoding DNA-3-methyladenine glycosylase, which codes for MSTRLSSSFFQQSAPEVARSLLGMRLVRRFSDGLVAGRIVETEAYSGPDDRASHASRKNPGNARLMFGPPGIIYVYKVYGLHVCLNVVTGPETTAGAVLLRALEPLEGLDIMRRHRGDHISDRDLARGPGNLTRAFGIDLSFNGASIDNNELWIQPEQNDRPIESGPRVGVAYAGECADWPWRFRIKGSPFASRARS
- a CDS encoding DUF5050 domain-containing protein; protein product: MVRIIIKRGIWKINTDGTKDHLLIEYGTQPCYMADGKMFVYCDYADRAQVYKYFINDSSLENLTNMKWNCLLPKVSPDGKLIVFMHYANYLDYYNIYIMNSDGSNLRLLTTKGYYPSFSPDSKWVVYTNTDSRDGRIWKTSVTGGEKIAVTPPAPDSYFDEHDNSPK
- a CDS encoding TonB-dependent receptor plug domain-containing protein — protein: MVAHPDSPAVIPDVALTARVLEGKQVSVQAYGDVAKLDQYEVSGARAGRPPIPCRNPLLTLKTLPGVWSVNDQSGKFQVRGGSYDDNLIVINGVEIEQPHLVRKGVMENPSLINPYLVDAIKLRTGAYPVTYGDRLASVLDVTYRKNDSQQWSGQVNVSMVEAGVALFSPESETFNFSTSVRRIDYGHIYKSQHRQGEYNPDFYDWQSLFSWNLSDRHKFSGYAALARSRYRSEPSSVKAVPGFPEAPQYSIHESGQERFDHNTGVLGIQWNADWTKSWSTLVKSSIVVQNEREDTQLYTQIIPLDDEELPDSALTLDGRRESYDNAFTHRQVHVHMRTRFQTPLQQLIFGVEGQWLNQDLDADEAVSGNYQLPGDAVGPVQQDILWNTSGTACFLQYQRDLSALFKINAGARLFRYAFNKETVFMPRLGCRYRVTDHTETAFHIGRYAQPPLYREIQHVPLQDRPALKAQKAWQSTLSLRQTLPNRHYVQMEVYYKTMSDLISYDTYDVRTLYSGQNDAKGYAYGLDAMLFGEFVPDCINWISYGYLIAKEDLIYDSEGWVNRPSAQTHTLSFNLQDKMERFPGSRMHLRILLGSGSYYTIYYSKDDEILTSARNAGRLPLYQRFDLGLTQRFTWKGFKFTFKEEVLNMFDHTNVLSASWFENTLVKTYLSGINYNVGVRVEF